The Burkholderiales bacterium JOSHI_001 genomic sequence GCCCTTCGCCGCCTGGGTGTTCTGGGTGCAGCAGAAGAAGGAGCGCGAGAACGAGGAGGAAGAGGCCTACCAGCACCTCTCGGACGCCTACAACAACTTCCTGAAGGTGGTGCTGGCCCATGCCGACCTGCAACTGCGCACCACCACCGCGCTGCCCGATCCCACGCCCGAGCAGCGCGAACGCATGCAGGTCATCTTCGACATGCTGATCAGCCTGTTCGAGCGCGCCTACCTGGTGGCCTACAAGGACGACATGTCACCCACTGAACAGAGGCGCTGGAATTCGTGGGACGACTACATGCGCGAATGGTGCCGGCGCGACGACTTCTTCAACGCCCTGCCCACGCTGCTGCGCGGCGAGGATGCGCAGTTCCAGGCCCACATCCGCCGAATTGCGCAAGAAGAACGTGCCGCCTTGCCGGCTGGCGCAAACTAACGGTTCTGGTTCGACTTTTCTTGCAGGAGCTTTCCCATGTCCGACCCCATCGTCATCGTTTCCGCTGCCCGCACGCCCATCGGCGGCCTGCTGGGTGATTTTTCCTCCCAGGCCGCCTGGGAACTGGGCGCCGTGGCCATCAAGGCCGCAGTGGAGCGCGCCGGCGTGCCCGGCGATGCCATCGACGAAGTCTTGATGGGCAACTGCCTGATGGCCGGCCAGGGCCAGGCCCCGGCCCGCCAGGCCATGCGCCGGGCCGGCCTGCCCGATTCCGCCGGTGCCGTGACCTTGAGCAAGATGTGCGGCAGCGGCATGCGCGCCATGATGTTCGGCCACGACATGCTGGCCGCCGGCAGCGCCAACGTGGTGCTGGCCGGTGGCATGGAAAGCATGACCAACGCGCCGCACCTGATGTTCGCGCGCAAGGGCGTGCGCTACGGCGCCGCCCAGTTGTTCGACCACATGGCCATGGACGGCCTGGAAGACGCCTACGAGCGCGGCAAGGCCATGGGCGTGTTTGCCGAAACCTGCGTCACCAAGTACGGCTTCACGCGCGAGGCCCAGGACGCGTTTGCGATTGCGTCCACCACCCGCGCCAAGGCCGCCAACGAAGACGGCAGCTTCGCCTGGGAGATGGCCCCGGTCACCCTGCCCGCGAAGTCGGGCAGTTCAGGGTCCGCCGGGAAGGCCGGTGGCGACACGGTGTTCAAGCTGGACGAGCAGCCCTTCAAGGCCAAGCTGGACAAGATCCCCGGCCTGAAGCCCGCGTTCAAGAAGGACGGCACCATCACCGCCGCCAACGCCAGCAGCATCTCCGACGGCGCCGCGGCGCTGGTGCTGATGCGCGAATCCACCGCCCGGGCCTTGGGCGCCACGCCCATCGCCCGCATCGCGGCCCATTCGGTGCACGCCCAGGCGCCGGAGTGGTTCACCACCGCGCCGGTGGGCGCCATCGAGAAGGCCTTGAAGAAGGCCGGTTGGGACGCCAAGAGCGTGAACCTCTGGGAAGTGAACGAAGCCTTCGCCGCGGTGACCATGGCCGCCATGGCCGAGTTCAAGCTGCCGCACGAGATCGTCAACGTGCACGGCGGCGCCTGCGCCCTGGGCCACCCCATCGGGGCGTCGGGCGCGCGCATCGTGGTCACGCTGCTGGGCGCCCTGCGCAAGCAAAAGGCCAAGCGGGGTGTGGCGGCGCTGTGCATCGGCGGTGGTGAGGCCACCGCGCTGGCCGTGGAGATGCTTTGAGCGCATCCGTGCTGGTGGTCGGCGCGTCGCGCGGCATCGGCCTGGAGCTGGTGCGCCAGTACCGTGCCGACGGCCAGCGCGTGGTGGCCACCGCGCGCGACGCCGCGGGCCTTCAGCGCCTGAAGGACCTGGGCGCGCAGGCCCTGGCGCTGGACGTGAACGACGCGGCCCAATGCGCCGGCCTGGCCTGGCAATTGGACGGCGAGGCCTTCACCAGCGCCTGGCTGGTGGCCGGCGTCTATGGGCCCAAAGGCAACCCGGACCTGGCCGCGCCCGCGGCCGGTGACTTCGACGCCGTGATGCACACCAACGTGCTGGCCGCCATGCGCCTGCTGCCCGTGATCACCCAGGCCCTGGCGCCGGGCGGGCGGCTGGGCGTGCTGTCCTCGCGCATGGGCTCCATCGGCACCCGTGCCGCGCCCAACGGCTGGCTGTACCGCGCCAGCAAGGCGGCGCTGAACTCGGTGGTGAAGGATGTGTCGCTGGCCGTTGCCGGCCGCGCGGTGTGCATCGCCTTCCACCCCGGCTGGGTGCAGACCGACATGGGCGGCGCGGGCGCCGACCTGACGGTGGAACAAAGCGCCGCCGACCTGCGTGCCACGCTGGCGCGCGCCACGCCGAAGGACAACGGCGCCTTCCTGAACCACGACGGCTCGCCCATCGCCTGGTAGCGGCGACCACAACACCACCACGAGACAAACCCCATGCTGCTTTCCGAAGACCACCTGGCCGTGCAGGACGCGGTGCGAGCCTACGTGCAGGACCAGATCGCGCCCCACGCTGCGCGCTGGGACAAGGAACACCACTTCCCGGCCGAAGAACTGAAAGGCCTGGCCGCCCTGGGCTGCTACGGCGTGGCCGTGCCCACCGAGTGGGACGGCGCGGGGCTGGACTACCTGTCGCTGGCCATCATCCTGGAAGAGGTGGCGGCCGGCGACGGCGGCACGTCCACCGTGGTCAGCGTCAACAACTGCCCGGTGTGTTCCATCCTGATGGCCTTCGGCAACGCGGCGCAGAAGGAACAGTTCCTCAAGCCTTTGGCGCGCGGTGACATGCTGGGCGCCTTCTGCCTGACCGAGCCGCATGTGGGCAGCCAGGCCGACGGCTTGAAGACCACGGCAGTTCGAGATGGCGATCACTACGTCATCAACGGCGTGAAGCAGTTCATCACCAGCGGCAAGCACGGTGACCTGGCCATCGTGATGGCGGTCACCGACAAGGCTGCAGGCAAGAAGGGCATCAGTGCGTTCCTGGTGCCCACCAGCACCCCGGGCTACACCGTGGCGCGGCTGGAGGACAAGATGGGCCAGCACTCGTCGGACACGGCGCAGATCCTGTTCGACAACTGCCGCATCCCGGCCGAGTACCGGCTGCAGGACGAAGGCATGGGGCTGAAGATCGCGCTGTCCGGCCTGGAAGGCGGGCGCATCGGCATCGCCAGCCAGAGCCTGGGCATGGCCCGTGCGGCCTTTGACGCGGCGCTGGCCTACAGCAAGGACCGCCAGGCCTTCGGC encodes the following:
- a CDS encoding acetyl-CoA acetyltransferase (PFAM: Thiolase, C-terminal domain; Thiolase, N-terminal domain~TIGRFAM: acetyl-CoA acetyltransferases), which codes for MSDPIVIVSAARTPIGGLLGDFSSQAAWELGAVAIKAAVERAGVPGDAIDEVLMGNCLMAGQGQAPARQAMRRAGLPDSAGAVTLSKMCGSGMRAMMFGHDMLAAGSANVVLAGGMESMTNAPHLMFARKGVRYGAAQLFDHMAMDGLEDAYERGKAMGVFAETCVTKYGFTREAQDAFAIASTTRAKAANEDGSFAWEMAPVTLPAKSGSSGSAGKAGGDTVFKLDEQPFKAKLDKIPGLKPAFKKDGTITAANASSISDGAAALVLMRESTARALGATPIARIAAHSVHAQAPEWFTTAPVGAIEKALKKAGWDAKSVNLWEVNEAFAAVTMAAMAEFKLPHEIVNVHGGACALGHPIGASGARIVVTLLGALRKQKAKRGVAALCIGGGEATALAVEML
- a CDS encoding short-chain dehydrogenase of unknown substrate specificity (PFAM: short chain dehydrogenase), producing MSASVLVVGASRGIGLELVRQYRADGQRVVATARDAAGLQRLKDLGAQALALDVNDAAQCAGLAWQLDGEAFTSAWLVAGVYGPKGNPDLAAPAAGDFDAVMHTNVLAAMRLLPVITQALAPGGRLGVLSSRMGSIGTRAAPNGWLYRASKAALNSVVKDVSLAVAGRAVCIAFHPGWVQTDMGGAGADLTVEQSAADLRATLARATPKDNGAFLNHDGSPIAW
- a CDS encoding acyl-CoA dehydrogenase (PFAM: Acyl-CoA dehydrogenase, C-terminal domain; Acyl-CoA dehydrogenase, middle domain; Acyl-CoA dehydrogenase, N-terminal domain): MLLSEDHLAVQDAVRAYVQDQIAPHAARWDKEHHFPAEELKGLAALGCYGVAVPTEWDGAGLDYLSLAIILEEVAAGDGGTSTVVSVNNCPVCSILMAFGNAAQKEQFLKPLARGDMLGAFCLTEPHVGSQADGLKTTAVRDGDHYVINGVKQFITSGKHGDLAIVMAVTDKAAGKKGISAFLVPTSTPGYTVARLEDKMGQHSSDTAQILFDNCRIPAEYRLQDEGMGLKIALSGLEGGRIGIASQSLGMARAAFDAALAYSKDRQAFGTPIFNHQAVQFKLADMATQIEAARQLIWHAASLKDAGKPCLKEAAMAKLFASEMAEKVCSAAIQVFGGYGYVSDFPVERIYRDVRVCQIYEGTSEVQKILIARALA